A DNA window from Streptomyces sp. 71268 contains the following coding sequences:
- a CDS encoding S8 family serine peptidase — translation MRTARKTYRWLTACCTGLAATAALAMAGAPAQATPDAGGAATEGRVINAGAPGTIDGKYIVSLKGATSLSATAEAQVTAEANRLTDRYGGTAERIYSAALRGFSAELTATQAKRLAADPAVEYVQQSLMVRAYGGGSQPSPPSWGLDAIDGKQDKTYAYPGTGAGVTAYVIDTGARFSHRTFEGRASSGYDFIDDDTDAADCSGHGTHVAGTVAGKEYGVAKQAKVVAVRVLDCSGNGPDADTIAGIDWVIKNGKKPGVINMSLGSGGENADPQGMRDATKRAVQAGFPAAVAAGNAGTDACGTSPADTPEALSAGSTDSNGGRSSFSNYGRCMDLFAPGGNITSASHSSDTGNANMSGTSMASPHAAGALALYLEANPGASATQATDAVIAAARDGVVTNPGSGSPNKFLDVNKLGAPADPGKPTAEFVASCSESSLSCGFDGSASRDADGSIASYAWDFGDGKTGEGVKPSHTYAKAGSYEVRLTVTDNSGKTGTVSKKVSVGAPAGEPPVARFSVSCWYDACDFDAGQSSDKDGDIASYAWKFGDGQSGTGVTAKHTYPAGQKTYTAELTVTDRAGNAGTATRQIQCWDMGGRAFCFNN, via the coding sequence ATGCGAACCGCGAGGAAGACCTACCGCTGGTTGACGGCGTGTTGCACGGGGCTCGCCGCCACCGCCGCGCTGGCCATGGCCGGCGCTCCCGCCCAGGCGACCCCGGACGCCGGCGGCGCGGCCACCGAGGGCCGCGTGATCAACGCCGGGGCGCCGGGCACCATCGACGGCAAGTACATCGTCTCGCTCAAGGGCGCGACCTCGCTCTCGGCCACGGCCGAGGCCCAGGTCACGGCCGAGGCGAACCGGCTCACCGACCGTTACGGCGGCACCGCCGAGCGGATCTACAGCGCCGCCCTGCGCGGCTTCTCCGCCGAACTGACCGCCACCCAGGCCAAGCGACTGGCGGCGGACCCGGCGGTGGAGTACGTCCAGCAGTCCCTGATGGTGCGCGCGTACGGTGGCGGCAGCCAGCCGAGCCCGCCGTCCTGGGGCCTGGACGCGATCGACGGCAAGCAGGACAAGACGTACGCCTACCCGGGCACCGGCGCGGGCGTGACCGCGTACGTCATCGACACCGGCGCCCGCTTCTCGCACAGGACCTTCGAGGGCCGCGCCTCGTCCGGCTACGACTTCATCGACGACGACACCGACGCCGCCGACTGCAGTGGTCACGGCACGCACGTGGCCGGCACCGTCGCCGGCAAGGAGTACGGCGTCGCCAAGCAGGCGAAGGTCGTCGCCGTGCGGGTGCTCGACTGCTCGGGCAACGGGCCCGACGCGGACACCATCGCGGGCATCGACTGGGTCATCAAGAACGGCAAGAAGCCCGGCGTCATCAACATGAGCCTCGGTTCCGGTGGTGAGAACGCCGACCCGCAGGGCATGCGGGACGCGACCAAGCGGGCCGTGCAGGCCGGGTTCCCGGCGGCGGTCGCGGCCGGCAACGCCGGCACCGACGCCTGCGGCACCTCGCCCGCCGACACGCCCGAGGCGCTGTCGGCCGGCTCCACCGACAGCAACGGCGGCCGGTCCAGCTTCTCCAACTACGGCCGCTGCATGGACCTGTTCGCACCCGGCGGCAACATCACCTCGGCCAGCCACAGCTCGGACACCGGCAACGCCAACATGAGCGGCACCTCCATGGCCTCGCCGCACGCCGCCGGCGCGCTCGCCCTCTACCTGGAGGCCAACCCGGGCGCGTCCGCCACCCAGGCCACCGACGCGGTGATCGCCGCCGCGCGCGACGGCGTGGTCACCAACCCGGGCAGCGGCTCGCCCAACAAGTTCCTCGACGTGAACAAGCTCGGCGCCCCCGCCGACCCCGGCAAGCCGACGGCGGAGTTCGTGGCCTCGTGTTCGGAGTCGAGTCTGTCGTGTGGGTTCGATGGGTCGGCGTCGCGGGACGCGGATGGGTCGATCGCCTCGTACGCGTGGGACTTCGGTGACGGGAAGACCGGTGAGGGGGTCAAGCCTTCTCACACGTATGCCAAGGCCGGCTCGTACGAGGTGAGGCTGACGGTCACGGACAACAGCGGGAAGACCGGGACGGTGAGCAAGAAGGTGTCGGTGGGTGCTCCGGCGGGGGAGCCGCCGGTGGCGCGGTTCTCGGTCTCGTGCTGGTACGACGCCTGTGACTTCGACGCGGGGCAGTCCAGTGACAAGGACGGTGACATCGCCTCGTACGCGTGGAAGTTCGGCGACGGCCAGAGCGGTACCGGGGTGACGGCCAAGCACACCTACCCGGCCGGCCAGAAGACCTACACGGCCGAACTGACGGTCACCGACCGGGCGGGCAACGCGGGGACGGCTACCCGGCAGATCCAGTGCTGGGACATGGGCGGCCGAGCCTTCTGCTTCAACAACTGA
- a CDS encoding FAD-dependent oxidoreductase has protein sequence MTATTPLPGTDASYWMASTPDTDYPGPPDEASADVAVIGGGMAGLCTAWELVRRGRSVVVLEAGRVAAGVTGHTTAKVSALHTLRYASLRDTQGRRAAAQYATSQQEAVRGIERLAVELGVDCQWERTDAYTYATDPGRVGTLRAEARAAADAGLDATFVTETDLPFPVAGAVRVGGQAQFHPRRFLLALAEGIVARGGRVYERSRVTGLHEGSPCRVTTEDGAVVRARHVVVATHYPVFDRALMFARLEPTRELVLAATLPAEQAPRGTYITPDDGTRSVRTAPWPDGRRLLIVTGEKFTPGTGDGNAGSGDGEDGTGAASERYRRLADWLRQHFPAAEITHRWAAQDNASTDGLPYIGPFHPGTRNVYVATGFGGWGMSSGALAGTLLADLICGERPEHAGLYDPRRLHPLREAGPLLSQQATVARHFVGDRLRLASADDVAAVAPGTGALVRVGAGRCAVYRAQDGTVHAVSARCTHLGCLVRFNDAEHTWECPCHGSRFAVDGSVLQGPAVRPLEPRQVPGAPDADASEADGDAEGSGGGAAGAGGDDEAEESGRF, from the coding sequence ATGACGGCCACGACGCCGCTGCCCGGCACCGACGCCTCGTACTGGATGGCCAGCACCCCCGACACCGACTACCCCGGCCCGCCCGATGAGGCCAGCGCCGACGTCGCCGTGATCGGCGGTGGCATGGCGGGCCTGTGCACCGCGTGGGAGCTGGTGCGCCGCGGCCGGTCGGTGGTCGTCCTGGAGGCCGGGCGGGTCGCCGCCGGCGTGACCGGCCACACCACGGCCAAGGTCTCCGCCCTGCACACGCTGCGTTACGCCTCGCTCCGTGACACCCAGGGCCGGCGCGCCGCCGCCCAGTACGCCACCTCGCAGCAGGAGGCCGTGCGCGGCATCGAGCGGCTGGCCGTGGAACTGGGCGTCGACTGCCAGTGGGAGCGCACCGACGCCTACACCTACGCCACCGACCCCGGCCGCGTCGGCACACTCCGCGCGGAGGCCAGGGCCGCGGCCGACGCCGGCCTCGACGCCACGTTCGTCACCGAGACGGACCTGCCGTTCCCGGTCGCCGGCGCGGTGCGGGTCGGCGGCCAGGCACAGTTCCACCCGCGCCGGTTCCTGCTCGCGCTGGCCGAGGGCATCGTCGCGCGCGGCGGCCGGGTGTACGAGCGCAGCCGGGTCACCGGGCTGCACGAGGGCTCGCCGTGCCGGGTGACGACCGAGGACGGGGCCGTCGTACGGGCCCGGCACGTGGTCGTGGCCACCCACTACCCCGTCTTCGACCGGGCCCTGATGTTCGCCCGCCTCGAACCGACCCGCGAACTCGTACTGGCTGCCACCCTCCCCGCCGAGCAGGCGCCGCGCGGCACGTACATCACGCCGGACGACGGCACCCGCTCGGTGCGGACCGCGCCCTGGCCCGACGGGCGGCGGCTGCTCATCGTGACGGGGGAGAAGTTCACGCCGGGCACCGGCGACGGGAACGCGGGCTCGGGCGACGGCGAGGACGGCACGGGCGCCGCGTCCGAGCGGTACCGCCGCCTCGCCGACTGGCTGCGCCAGCACTTCCCGGCCGCGGAGATCACCCACCGGTGGGCGGCACAGGACAACGCCAGCACCGACGGCCTGCCCTACATCGGCCCCTTCCACCCGGGGACCCGGAACGTCTACGTCGCCACCGGCTTCGGCGGCTGGGGCATGAGCAGCGGCGCGCTCGCCGGGACGCTGCTCGCCGACCTGATCTGCGGCGAGCGCCCCGAACACGCCGGCCTGTACGACCCGCGCCGGCTGCACCCGCTGCGCGAGGCGGGCCCGCTGCTGTCCCAGCAGGCGACGGTGGCCCGGCACTTCGTCGGCGACCGGCTGCGCCTCGCGTCCGCCGACGACGTGGCCGCCGTCGCGCCGGGCACGGGCGCGCTGGTGCGGGTGGGGGCCGGCCGGTGCGCGGTCTACCGCGCCCAGGACGGCACCGTGCACGCCGTCTCGGCCCGCTGCACCCACCTGGGCTGCCTGGTCCGCTTCAACGACGCGGAGCACACCTGGGAGTGCCCCTGCCACGGCTCCCGGTTCGCGGTGGACGGCTCGGTCCTCCAGGGTCCGGCCGTGCGCCCGCTGGAGCCGCGCCAGGTGCCGGGCGCCCCGGACGCCGACGCGTCCGAGGCCGACGGGGACGCGGAGGGGAGTGGTGGCGGGGCGGCCGGAGCGGGTGGGGACGACGAGGCCGAGGAGAGTGGTCGGTTTTGA
- a CDS encoding cytochrome P450, whose translation MSSSPTPARPEPARALPKASPADTARVVGALLLPAVVAGVIRRRPAGMAFTERVRWDQRGLRTMARLRGVYGDGPLLLRVAGRAVALPLAPEDVGDILDRTPAPFSPATWEKRGALSQFQPHGSLISEGPERAERRRLNEAALDTPRPLHHLAPSIVATVRDEAAALLRQTDRTGELTWDEFGAAWWRTVRRLVLGDAARDDETLTHLLNRLRSAGNWSVLLPRKRRVRDDFLRRLRQHAVAAGPTTLAGALTARPASEDADAVGQIPHWLFAYDAAAITTLRTLAMLTLHPAHEARARAEVAAGGQEPDQPRTLPFLRACALETLRLWPTTPLLLRESTEPTRWRGESVPARTAFLIHTPYFHRSPDTAGPDGDRYVPERWLDGRAERQPALVPFSAGPAECPGRNLVLLTVSTWLAALLEGHTFEPPAHAPRPRRDGTLPAEFSPFALRFTVRAGTGAGTGA comes from the coding sequence ATGTCCTCGTCCCCCACCCCGGCACGCCCCGAGCCCGCCCGCGCCCTGCCGAAGGCGAGCCCTGCGGACACCGCCCGGGTGGTCGGCGCGCTGCTGCTGCCCGCCGTGGTCGCGGGTGTCATCAGGCGCCGGCCGGCGGGCATGGCGTTCACCGAGCGGGTGCGCTGGGACCAGCGGGGCCTACGGACCATGGCCCGGTTGCGCGGCGTGTACGGGGACGGGCCGCTGCTGCTGCGCGTCGCCGGGCGCGCCGTCGCGCTGCCGCTGGCCCCCGAGGACGTGGGCGACATCCTCGACCGGACGCCCGCTCCCTTCTCGCCCGCCACCTGGGAGAAGCGCGGCGCCCTCAGCCAGTTCCAGCCGCACGGGTCCCTGATCAGCGAGGGGCCCGAGCGCGCGGAGCGGCGCCGGTTGAACGAGGCGGCCCTGGACACCCCGCGGCCGCTGCACCACCTCGCGCCCTCGATCGTCGCCACCGTCCGCGACGAGGCCGCGGCCCTGCTCCGGCAGACGGACCGGACCGGGGAGCTGACCTGGGACGAGTTCGGGGCCGCGTGGTGGCGCACGGTGCGCAGGCTGGTCCTCGGCGACGCCGCCCGCGACGACGAGACGCTCACCCACCTGCTGAACCGGCTGCGCTCGGCCGGCAACTGGTCGGTGCTGCTCCCCCGGAAGCGGCGGGTCAGGGACGACTTCCTGCGCCGGCTGCGGCAGCACGCGGTCGCCGCCGGGCCCACGACGCTGGCCGGCGCGCTGACCGCGCGGCCCGCGAGCGAGGACGCCGACGCGGTGGGCCAGATCCCGCACTGGCTGTTCGCCTACGACGCGGCGGCCATCACCACGCTGCGCACCCTCGCGATGCTCACCCTGCACCCGGCGCACGAGGCGCGGGCCCGAGCCGAGGTCGCCGCCGGGGGACAGGAGCCGGACCAGCCGCGCACGCTGCCGTTCCTGCGCGCGTGTGCCCTGGAGACGCTGCGGCTGTGGCCCACGACCCCGCTGCTGCTGCGCGAGAGCACCGAGCCGACGCGGTGGCGGGGCGAGTCGGTCCCGGCCCGCACCGCGTTCCTCATCCACACCCCGTACTTCCACCGCTCCCCGGACACCGCGGGCCCCGACGGCGACCGCTACGTGCCCGAGCGCTGGCTCGACGGGCGGGCCGAGCGACAGCCGGCCCTGGTGCCGTTCAGCGCCGGCCCCGCCGAGTGCCCCGGCCGCAACCTCGTGCTGCTCACGGTGAGCACCTGGCTGGCGGCGCTGCTGGAGGGGCACACCTTCGAGCCTCCGGCCCACGCCCCGCGCCCCCGCCGGGACGGCACCCTGCCCGCGGAGTTCAGCCCCTTCGCGCTGCGGTTCACCGTCCGGGCCGGCACGGGGGCGGGCACCGGGGCGTAG